Sequence from the Pseudomonas sp. LS.1a genome:
GCTCTACCGTGCCGAACAATTGCTTGGACGCAACATCGAGGACATCGTCCCTGCCCATGTGAAGACGCTGGATTTCTACCAGCGCATGAAGGGCGCCATCAGCCGCGGTGAACACCTGAACGGTGCATTCCGCCTGCTGCGCGGCAATGGCCAGGAAGCCTGGTTACGGTCGATCCTGCAGCCGGTCAAGAACAGCGAGGGGCGCATCAAGTATTTCACGCTGCACTCCAGCGATCTTACCCGCACCATCGAGACATCCCGCGAGCACGAAAGCCTGATCAAGGCCCTGATGCGCTCCACCGCCGTGATCGAATTCGACCTCGACGGCAACATCCTAACCGCCAACGATCGATTCCTGACCACCGTCGGTTACCGCCTGGAACAGATTCGTGGCAAGCATCACCGCATTTTCTGCGAGCCGGAGGAGGCAAATTCGGCCGGCTATCAGGCGTTCTGGGACAAGCTGCGCCGTGGCGAGTACGTTGCCGAGCGCTTCAAGCGTATCGATGCCCATGGCCGGGTGGTCTGGCTGGAAGCTTCGTACAACCCCATCTTCGATGCCCATGACGTGCTGTACAAGGTGGTCAAGTTCGCCACTGTCATCACCGAGCAGGTCAACCAGGAGCAGGCGGTGGCCGAGGCGGCGGATGTCGCCTACAACACCTCGCTGGGTACCGATGCCAGCGCCCGCAAGGCCACCGATGTGGTCACCCAGAGCGTCAGCGTGATGCGCGGGCTGGAAGCTTCGATGCAAGAGGCGGCAGAGGGCATCCAGGCGCTGGATACCCAGTCGCGGGTGATCGGCTCGATCATCAAGACCATCAGCGACATTGCCGGGCAGACCAACTTGCTGGCGCTGAACGCGGCCATCGAAGCGGCCCGCGCCGGCGAGCAGGGGCGGGGGTTTGCCGTGGTTGCCGATGAAGTGCGCCAGCTGGCCTCGCGCACCAGCACCGCCACCGAGGAAATCGCCCGGGTGGTGCAGCAGAACGAGCAACTGGCCCAGGCGGCAGTGGCGATCATCGACACCAGCAAGCGCCAGGCCGAGCAGGGGCTGGCACTGGCGGACGAGACCGGGAGCGTGATTGTCGAGATCCAGGACGGGGCAAAGCGGGTGGTGGATGTGGTGGGGCAGTTTTCCAGCCGGTTGAGTCTTTGATATGGCCTGGGGTTTGTAGCGCCTATGGAATCGAGCCCTCGCCCGGGTGGGGCTCGATCTCAGGAACGACAAAGAACCCCAGCCCTGTCCATGATGTCGGCTGAACAGCTCAACTTCGCTGAACCTGCAGTAAACGAAGTCGCATTTTCCTACAACTGACTCAGAAACCTCCGATCCGAATCCATGACGGGATTTCCCCCTGCACACGCTGTCAGGGAGACACCTCATGTACCTGGATTACCTCGTGCCCTCGTGGTTCGAGATCGAATCACGCATTACCGATGAAATGGGCTATCAGGGACGCGCCCAATTTCGTACCTACCTCAATGAACCGGCCGCCTCACTGGCCCTCAACCTGCGTCGGGTCAGGGCTGTCCAGTCGGCCTTCAACCAGGCCGAGTGGCAGGCCGGCAGTATCCTGCACCAACGCTTTGCCGACCTGGAAATCGCCAGCATCCTCAACGAACTGCTCAAGGTCGTGAGGGAGATGGCGATGATCGTCGTCGGCAGCACCCTCACCGGCGGCGCCATTGGCGCTGGCATCGGGGCATTTGGCGCAGGTGCAGGGGCCATTCCCTTGGCCGGCGCTGGCGCGGCGATGGGCCTCAAGGTCAGCGGCTGGATACTTGGCGTACTGGGACTTGCCTCCATTGCCGAGTTCTTTATCGAAGGCCTGCCCCGCATCGGCGAGTACTACCTCGATGGCATTCGCATAGCCTGGGAGGGCACGCGGGACGAAAGTGATGACCCGTTCGGGCGGGACGATCTGCATGCGATTTCCAGGGCTGCCCACCACATCGCCATGGGCCATGTGGAAGTGGTGGTGCTGCTGTTGGGGGCGATCGTCTCGTACCTCACCCGCGGGCGCGGCGATGCCCGGATGCTGGCGCAGGAGATGGCGGCCAGCCGCAAAGGTGTGCGGCTGGGGCAATGGATGCTCAAGCATGAAGAGGGGCTGAAGAAACGACCGGACCTGCAGGTGCCGGAGCGGCGCAAGGGGGCAGCGAATGAGCCGCAACCGGTGCAGCCGAATCGGCCGGCGGGAAAAGACAAGGAGCCCTCGACGGGGAAGCCCGGTAGCATGCCGTTGCATACGGTGGCGTGTTTCAAGGCAGACAAATTGCCAGTATCCAAGCATGGCGAGTTTGAACGGCAGTTGAAGGGACAGCAGGATGGGCTAAACCGGCTTACGGTTGAAGAGTTTCTTGAAAATCTTACTCATCCAGTCAAGCGGGATCCGAACATTGCCAGGAAAGCAAGGAAGAAACTGTATGATAAATTGAAAGATAGAACTCAGAAAAATTTGATGAAAAGTATGAGCCCTATTGAAGCTAAAAAACTTTCAGTGAGGCAAGCAAAGGAAACCATGTCATCGCTTGCGGCATTGCATAATCCAGATTTGAGCGCGGGTGGTAGGGACGCTATTTCTGACTTCGGCGACAGACAAGTCAACTCTACTATAGGTCCGCAGTGGAAAAATAGAGTGGGAGGATTAAAGCAAGCTGCTGAAGAGCTATCCAGGTCGGGTGGTGCATCAAGCCTTTTGAATGTCAGGTTGCATAAATGCTAATAGTTAGAGGTTTTTAATATGGATGAATTCTTTTCAATTTTTATAGAGGAAATGGGTAATCCTGTATTCCGGCAAGAGGTTCCGCCTTCGAGCATACAGCGTTATAGTGGAAAATTGCCGGAAAAATTATTGGAATATTGGGCTGAGCACGGATGGTGTGGATACGGCGACGGGATATTCTGGACTGTCAACCCACAGGATTACGAGGGGGTGGTCGCTTCATTCATTGAAGGTACTGCATTAGAGGGGCGTGATACGTATCATCTAGTCGCTCGCGGTGCCTTTGGTGATCTCTATCTATGGGGTGAAAATTCCGGGTTTTCATTGGACATCATAGCCTACGCGTCACGTTATTCTGGCAATGACCATGAATTAGCGACAGCTGATATCGATAGGGAAGTGCAAGGTTTTTTCCTGGGCATGGAGAAGGAATCCAATGATTTCGGCGACCTATTCGAGCCAGCAAAGAGAAAATTAGGCATGCTAAAGCACGATGAAATGTATGGTTTTGTTCCGGCCTTGGCGTTCGGTGGGCCAAGTGAACTTGCTAATATCGAAAAGGTTAAGGCAGTGGAACATTTGATATTGCTTTCTCAGATTTCTACTCTAGAACCCTACAGCTTCTCTGACTTCTAGAAACGCAATCTGCGGAAAGGGGCTGGCCTGCAGCCCCTCGCTCCCTCAGTTACGCTCCCGCACCCAGAACAACGTAGCCCCGGCCACCGCCGCCGGCATCATCAGCACGTTCACCAGCGGAATCATCAGAGCCAGGTAGGTGATGCCACCAAACCCCAACGACTGCCAGCGCTTCTGCCGCAGCCAGGCCAGCATGTCCTGCCAGCTCATCTTGTTGTTGTCCGCCGGGTAGTCGATGTACTGGATAGCCATCATCCACACCCCGAAGATCAGCCATAGCGGCGCCGCCACCACGTTGACCACCGGGATCAGCGACAGGATGAACAGGCCGATGGCCCGCGGCAGGAAGTAGCCCAGCTTGCGCATTTCACGGCCGAATGTACGTGGCACCATGGCCACCAGTTCGCCCCAGCTGAACGCCGGGAAGTTGTCCTGGCCACGCACCACCACCTCGACCTTTTCCGCCAGAAAGCCATTGAACGGCGCGGCAATGATGTTGGCCACCAGGGTGAAGGTGAAGAACACCATCAGCACCACCAGGGCGACGAACAGCGGCCAGAGGATGTAGGTGAGAAAGCTCAGCCAGCTCGGCAAGCTTGGCATCAGGGCGTCCACCCACAGGCTGAACTGGTGGCCGGCGAAGTAGATCAGGCCGCCAAACAGCAGCAGGTTGACCGCCAGCGGCAGCAGCACGAACAACCGCAGATTGGGGCTCAGCACCAGTTTCAGGCCTTCGCGCAGGTATTGGGGGCCAGAGAGTACAGGGGCTTGCATCGAGAGACTCCGCAGAGAAGGAAAACGCGCTGACCTTACCGAGTTTGCTGCGCCGACGAAAGGCGGGCAGCGGGCGGGAAACGGGCTGTAACAAAAGCAGCAGGGCTTGGCTATCGATGAATTCGCTGAATAGACGATGGCTATGAGGTGGATTGTCGAAGGATATTTCCTTAATCTTTGCGACCTCGCTACAGTGCGCTCAACTTTCCGCTTTATGGGCCTGCGCGTTGTAGCCTTCCCCAAGTGCTGCGTGGGTCCTTTTTAATTTTCCAGCTGGCGCAGCCGGTATACCGAAGCCGGCCCCTGCGGCCCGCTCGACAGGAGTTCGACATGTCTGAAGTACGTCATTCGCGCGTCATCATTCTCGGTTCCGGCCCTGCCGGTTACAGCGCCGCGGTGTATGCCGCCCGTGCCAATCTCAAGCCGCTGCTGATCACCGGCATGCAGGCCGGCGGCCAGCTGACCACCACCACCGAAGTCGACAACTGGCCGGGCGACCCCCACGGCCTGACCGGCCCGGCCCTGATGCAGCGCATGCAGGAGCACGCCGAGCGTTTCGAAACCGAAATCGTCTTCGACCACATCAACGCCGTCGACCTGGCCAACAAGCCGTTCACCCTGCAGGGTGACAGCGGCAAGTACACCTGCGACGCGCTGATCATCGCCACTGGCGCCAGCGCCCGCTACCTGGGCCTGCCGTCGGAAGAAACCTTCATGGGCAAGGGCGTTTCGGCCTGCGCTACCTGCGACGGTTTCTTCTACCGCAACAAGCCGGTTGCCGTGGTTGGCGGCGGCAACACTGCCGTGGAAGAGGCGCTGTACCTGGCCAACATCGCCAGCAAGGTGACCCTGGTGCACCGTCGCGATACCTTCCGCGCCGAGAAGATCCTGGTCGACAAGCTGCACGCCCGTGTGGCCGAAGGCAAGATCGAGCTCAAGCTCAACGCCACCCTGGACGAAGTGCTGGGTGACAACATGGGTGTGACCGGTGCGCGCCTGAAGAACAACGACGGCAGCAGCGACGAAATCAAGGTTGACGGCGTGTTCATCGCCATTGGCCACACCCCTAACACCTCGCTGTTCGAAGGCCAGCTGACCCTCAAGGACGGCTACCTGGTGGTCAACGGCGGCCGTGAGGGCAATGCCACCGCCACCAACGTCGAGGGCGTGTTCGCCGCCGGTGACGTGGCTGACCACGTTTACCGCCAGGCCATTACCTCGGCCGGTGCCGGCTGCATGGCGGCATTGGATGTGGAGCGTTACCTGGACGGGCTGGCCAACGCCTCGTTCTGATTGCCAGCCGGGGGCTGCTTCGGGGCCCTTTCGCCGGCAAGCCGGCTCCCACCTCGACCGCATCGACTTCAAGTCATGTGCAGTACCTGTGGGAGCTGGCTTGCCGGCGATAGGGCCATAAGCCACCCCACAAAAAAACCGGCTCGATGGCCGGTTTTTTTGTGTCCGCAATCAGCTCACAGGCTCAAGCGCATCGACAGGTCCACCGCCTTCACATCCTTGGTCATCGCACCAATCGAGATGTAGTCCACCCCAGTCTCGGCAATCACTCGCAAGGTTGTCTCGTTGACCCCGCCACTGGCTTCCAGCTTGGCCTTGCCCGCGGTAATGCGCACTGCTTCGCGCATCTCTTCCAGGTTCAGTTCGTCGAGCATGATGATGTCGGC
This genomic interval carries:
- a CDS encoding methyl-accepting chemotaxis protein gives rise to the protein MQEAAEGIQALDTQSRVIGSIIKTISDIAGQTNLLALNAAIEAARAGEQGRGFAVVADEVRQLASRTSTATEEIARVVQQNEQLAQAAVAIIDTSKRQAEQGLALADETGSVIVEIQDGAKRVVDVVGQFSSRLSL
- a CDS encoding DUF6861 domain-containing protein, whose amino-acid sequence is MYLDYLVPSWFEIESRITDEMGYQGRAQFRTYLNEPAASLALNLRRVRAVQSAFNQAEWQAGSILHQRFADLEIASILNELLKVVREMAMIVVGSTLTGGAIGAGIGAFGAGAGAIPLAGAGAAMGLKVSGWILGVLGLASIAEFFIEGLPRIGEYYLDGIRIAWEGTRDESDDPFGRDDLHAISRAAHHIAMGHVEVVVLLLGAIVSYLTRGRGDARMLAQEMAASRKGVRLGQWMLKHEEGLKKRPDLQVPERRKGAANEPQPVQPNRPAGKDKEPSTGKPGSMPLHTVACFKADKLPVSKHGEFERQLKGQQDGLNRLTVEEFLENLTHPVKRDPNIARKARKKLYDKLKDRTQKNLMKSMSPIEAKKLSVRQAKETMSSLAALHNPDLSAGGRDAISDFGDRQVNSTIGPQWKNRVGGLKQAAEELSRSGGASSLLNVRLHKC
- a CDS encoding GAD-like domain-containing protein, which produces MDEFFSIFIEEMGNPVFRQEVPPSSIQRYSGKLPEKLLEYWAEHGWCGYGDGIFWTVNPQDYEGVVASFIEGTALEGRDTYHLVARGAFGDLYLWGENSGFSLDIIAYASRYSGNDHELATADIDREVQGFFLGMEKESNDFGDLFEPAKRKLGMLKHDEMYGFVPALAFGGPSELANIEKVKAVEHLILLSQISTLEPYSFSDF
- the cysZ gene encoding sulfate transporter CysZ, encoding MQAPVLSGPQYLREGLKLVLSPNLRLFVLLPLAVNLLLFGGLIYFAGHQFSLWVDALMPSLPSWLSFLTYILWPLFVALVVLMVFFTFTLVANIIAAPFNGFLAEKVEVVVRGQDNFPAFSWGELVAMVPRTFGREMRKLGYFLPRAIGLFILSLIPVVNVVAAPLWLIFGVWMMAIQYIDYPADNNKMSWQDMLAWLRQKRWQSLGFGGITYLALMIPLVNVLMMPAAVAGATLFWVRERN
- the trxB gene encoding thioredoxin-disulfide reductase, with product MSEVRHSRVIILGSGPAGYSAAVYAARANLKPLLITGMQAGGQLTTTTEVDNWPGDPHGLTGPALMQRMQEHAERFETEIVFDHINAVDLANKPFTLQGDSGKYTCDALIIATGASARYLGLPSEETFMGKGVSACATCDGFFYRNKPVAVVGGGNTAVEEALYLANIASKVTLVHRRDTFRAEKILVDKLHARVAEGKIELKLNATLDEVLGDNMGVTGARLKNNDGSSDEIKVDGVFIAIGHTPNTSLFEGQLTLKDGYLVVNGGREGNATATNVEGVFAAGDVADHVYRQAITSAGAGCMAALDVERYLDGLANASF